Proteins encoded by one window of Candidatus Obscuribacter sp.:
- a CDS encoding DUF4832 domain-containing protein, with the protein MKRPVSYLSGVLAISFVVGICHGASPVLAKPQPKEWVKYLNPLPQKNYTLNKNQDRAIKKKGFKKVVVEGAKAVANREIGLFATVSRKDFDNTELVSKLLDKQEVNGISATFTWKDVNPQEDKYEWSKIDNLLKLAKEHDKSVILRISTAGSDLESMSDTPDWVIESDVKTLSFKDPAGKDHKMPIFWDSTYLAKWSNFVQDLGARYDKNPAIHSIGITGGGVEGGTLVVPELNVPINKENYKALETTLTKDHGMSQRQLVEHWKYVAELFPKAFPTQRLNFNIDPPTPNRAGQDSLDEISDYLVYRYGQRVYLSRMNVNDAKHGFDQYRVMLKFKPDTLTGYKLTDKMQAAELTKIGKIAFDDGASFIEIPSQFFDSQDEAVKLAIKDLREHLGYQLISQKVTLPEGIKAGEPIKVSFTFANIGAATAMRPVRELDKDVASSYRLMVELKNANGKTALAFWHTPGVPTNKWTSGKPITWEGELKPTKSLKPGEYSVYFSLMDPDTKRKINFLDGMSQEPPKLVTSIGAGKLKVE; encoded by the coding sequence ATGAAACGACCAGTAAGTTATCTTTCAGGTGTCTTGGCAATCTCTTTTGTTGTTGGCATCTGCCACGGGGCAAGCCCTGTGCTGGCTAAGCCGCAACCCAAAGAATGGGTTAAGTATTTGAACCCTCTGCCACAAAAAAATTACACCCTCAACAAAAATCAAGATAGAGCAATCAAAAAGAAAGGCTTTAAAAAAGTTGTTGTTGAAGGCGCCAAAGCAGTCGCCAACAGAGAAATCGGTCTATTTGCAACAGTCAGTCGCAAAGATTTTGACAACACCGAGCTGGTCTCCAAGCTCCTTGACAAACAAGAAGTGAACGGAATCTCCGCTACTTTTACCTGGAAAGATGTCAACCCCCAGGAAGACAAATATGAATGGTCCAAAATTGACAATCTGCTCAAACTGGCTAAAGAGCATGACAAGAGCGTCATACTGCGCATCTCCACAGCTGGCTCAGATTTAGAGAGCATGTCGGATACACCCGACTGGGTAATCGAGTCTGATGTCAAAACTTTGAGCTTTAAAGACCCGGCTGGCAAAGACCACAAAATGCCCATCTTTTGGGACTCTACCTATCTGGCTAAGTGGTCCAACTTTGTCCAAGATCTCGGTGCTCGCTACGACAAAAACCCAGCCATCCATAGCATCGGCATCACCGGTGGTGGCGTAGAGGGCGGCACTCTGGTGGTACCAGAATTGAACGTGCCCATCAACAAAGAAAACTACAAGGCACTCGAAACCACACTGACCAAAGATCATGGCATGAGTCAGAGACAACTGGTGGAGCACTGGAAGTACGTTGCCGAACTATTTCCCAAAGCATTTCCCACCCAGAGACTCAATTTTAATATCGACCCGCCCACACCAAACCGGGCTGGACAAGACAGTCTCGACGAGATCTCAGACTATCTGGTTTACCGCTATGGTCAACGCGTCTATCTCTCTCGCATGAATGTGAACGACGCCAAACACGGCTTTGATCAATATCGCGTCATGCTCAAATTTAAACCAGACACCTTGACTGGCTATAAATTGACAGACAAAATGCAGGCAGCCGAGCTGACCAAAATCGGCAAAATCGCCTTTGATGATGGTGCTAGCTTTATCGAAATCCCCTCTCAGTTTTTTGATAGTCAGGACGAAGCAGTCAAACTGGCAATCAAAGATCTCAGAGAGCATTTAGGCTATCAATTGATCTCGCAAAAGGTGACTTTGCCAGAAGGCATCAAAGCCGGTGAACCAATCAAGGTATCTTTTACTTTTGCCAATATCGGTGCAGCAACTGCCATGCGTCCGGTGCGTGAGCTTGATAAAGATGTAGCGTCGAGCTACCGCCTCATGGTGGAGCTAAAAAATGCCAATGGCAAAACCGCTCTGGCTTTTTGGCACACACCTGGTGTACCCACCAATAAATGGACCTCAGGCAAGCCCATCACCTGGGAAGGCGAACTGAAACCAACCAAGTCACTCAAGCCTGGTGAATATTCAGTTTATTTCAGCTTGATGGACCCTGACACCAAGAGAAAAATCAACTTCCTCGATGGAATGAGCCAGGAGCCACCCAAACTGGTCACATCGATAGGTGCCGGAAAGCTCAAGGTCGAGTAG
- a CDS encoding MBL fold metallo-hydrolase — protein sequence MNLTFLGHSAFQIEIGDLCIYTDPYLQPPVDISRLPKADLVLYSVGHFDHGALMAKDLYERWNCHFAGPKALMQWMHKRRKIPLSHLHPIGHNETINFKGLEITAVPAHRPLSRLGKTIMTLFSRSRAPGKPVNGYYFAGFYHGGATKYSPVIAQALRGKPVHTALLPIGGKYATASPQEALQIAEELSARRLVPMHWQPLKEQVFFRYQSSDLVKLAKSSGSKVDIKALAIGELLEPEQVV from the coding sequence TTGAATCTTACCTTCTTGGGACATAGCGCCTTTCAAATTGAAATTGGCGATTTGTGTATTTACACAGATCCTTACTTACAGCCCCCAGTGGACATTTCTCGCCTGCCCAAAGCTGATCTGGTTTTGTACAGTGTGGGTCATTTTGACCATGGTGCATTGATGGCAAAAGACCTTTACGAAAGATGGAATTGCCATTTTGCCGGTCCCAAAGCTTTGATGCAGTGGATGCATAAGCGCCGCAAAATCCCACTGAGCCATTTGCATCCCATTGGTCACAACGAGACCATAAATTTTAAAGGGCTAGAAATCACCGCAGTACCAGCTCATCGCCCTCTAAGCCGTCTTGGCAAGACAATTATGACTTTGTTCTCGCGCAGCCGGGCGCCGGGCAAGCCAGTCAATGGCTATTATTTTGCCGGTTTTTATCATGGCGGCGCCACCAAATACAGTCCTGTAATCGCCCAGGCTCTGCGCGGTAAGCCGGTCCACACCGCACTTTTGCCCATTGGTGGCAAATATGCCACTGCCAGTCCTCAAGAAGCTCTACAAATTGCCGAGGAGCTCTCGGCGCGCCGCCTGGTGCCGATGCACTGGCAACCGCTCAAAGAGCAGGTGTTTTTTCGCTACCAGTCGTCAGATTTAGTCAAACTGGCTAAGTCCTCTGGCTCAAAAGTGGACATCAAAGCACTTGCCATCGGAGAGCTATTGGAGCCTGAGCAAGTAGTTTGA
- a CDS encoding DUF4388 domain-containing protein, with product MLQNRRQEERGFNRLPKQSGLPTLKQLQSMLAETLKNMGKTTQLPFGDPPEDYALAVFKDRGKGELHWALYRGDGPTSMLVWDQASMDPGHIHQLITAQFPGFDLKPVALRTQSQQPNQAASGNQSIWDGFDNQSMSLKMKGKPTLEGDLKNLQIPNVLQSIGMSKGTGRLEVTCKDENGVVYFSDGAPVHCVLGSFEGSIALVELVGWDEGEFRFYPETKIEHHTIKKRLDTLLMEGAALDDQYKAIRARGIKDESFLIRNHPSITEQMFEKLLESGTGADMVLQKQFYQQIDNKCRLSDILRKFQVNKLDWVPIIFNFATCNLVTFVDQLPESRDNQFEVDIDWTQSLSIDRMLTRQDTGLYTYPAFLWMLEREFNRWERFSRPLSVVLLDITTRPQEQGQMPEPLPIAGVREIAERLKKFKRKTDILAHYETFGFALILPETEQVSARNLADRLVESLVANPLQGALNSTSLLASAGVASIPEDCISLSALLGRARARKSGQS from the coding sequence ATGCTGCAAAACCGCCGACAGGAAGAACGTGGCTTTAACAGATTGCCCAAGCAGTCTGGTTTGCCGACGCTCAAGCAGTTGCAAAGCATGCTTGCTGAGACTCTCAAAAACATGGGTAAGACGACCCAACTGCCTTTTGGCGACCCACCCGAAGACTATGCCCTGGCGGTCTTTAAAGATAGGGGCAAGGGCGAGTTGCACTGGGCTCTTTATCGGGGCGATGGCCCTACATCTATGCTTGTATGGGACCAGGCCAGTATGGACCCTGGTCATATCCATCAGTTGATTACAGCTCAATTTCCTGGGTTTGACCTCAAGCCTGTAGCACTGCGCACCCAGAGCCAACAACCAAATCAGGCTGCCAGTGGCAATCAGAGCATTTGGGATGGTTTTGACAACCAGTCCATGTCCCTAAAAATGAAGGGTAAGCCTACATTAGAAGGCGATTTGAAAAATCTGCAGATACCTAACGTGTTGCAGTCTATAGGTATGAGTAAAGGCACCGGCCGCCTGGAAGTGACCTGCAAAGATGAAAACGGCGTTGTCTATTTTTCGGATGGCGCCCCGGTGCACTGCGTGCTCGGTAGCTTTGAAGGCTCCATCGCGCTAGTGGAGCTGGTGGGCTGGGATGAAGGTGAGTTTCGCTTTTATCCAGAGACCAAAATTGAGCACCACACCATTAAAAAACGGCTCGATACCCTGCTTATGGAGGGTGCTGCTCTTGATGACCAGTACAAAGCAATCAGAGCGCGTGGCATCAAAGACGAGAGCTTTTTGATCCGCAACCATCCCAGTATTACCGAACAAATGTTTGAAAAACTGTTGGAAAGCGGCACTGGTGCCGACATGGTTTTGCAAAAGCAGTTTTATCAACAGATTGATAATAAGTGCCGGCTGAGTGACATCCTGCGTAAATTCCAGGTCAACAAGCTGGATTGGGTGCCTATCATATTTAACTTTGCCACTTGCAATCTGGTCACCTTTGTCGACCAGCTGCCTGAGAGTCGCGACAATCAATTTGAAGTCGACATCGACTGGACCCAAAGTCTCTCTATAGATAGGATGTTGACCCGGCAGGATACTGGGCTTTATACCTATCCCGCTTTTCTCTGGATGCTCGAGCGCGAGTTTAACCGCTGGGAGCGCTTTAGCAGACCACTCTCTGTGGTCTTGCTAGATATCACCACCAGACCCCAGGAGCAAGGTCAGATGCCTGAGCCTCTGCCCATTGCCGGGGTAAGAGAAATCGCCGAGCGTCTCAAAAAATTTAAGCGCAAAACTGACATCCTGGCGCATTATGAGACTTTTGGATTTGCTTTAATCTTGCCTGAGACCGAACAAGTCTCAGCGCGCAACCTTGCTGACAGGCTGGTGGAGAGCCTTGTCGCCAACCCCTTGCAAGGTGCTCTCAATTCCACATCTCTCTTGGCATCGGCTGGCGTTGCCAGTATTCCAGAGGATTGTATTTCGCTCAGTGCATTACTAGGTAGGGCTCGTGCTCGTAAGTCGGGTCAATCATGA
- the dnaK gene encoding molecular chaperone DnaK — MGKSVGIDLGTTNSVVAVMEGGQPTVVSNAEGGRTTPSVVAFTKSGERLVGQLARRQAVLNPENTVYSIKRFVGRRFSEVDSEKKIVSYKVKEGSDGGCKVAIQGKEYSPEEISAMILRKLKEDAEKYLGEKVTSAVITVPAYFNDSQRQSTKNAGTIAGLEVLRIINEPTAAALAYGLDKTENETILVFDLGGGTFDVSILEVGDGVFEVKSTSGDTHLGGDDFDHCIVTFVADEFTNLEGIDLRKDRQALQRLTEAAEKAKIELSSVTETNISLPFITADASGPKHLEMKLSRARFNDLTRHLVERCRQPMEQALKDAKLTYDNLDEVVLVGGSTRIPAVQELVKQVTGGKEPNQTVNPDEVVAVGAAIQAGVLGGEVKGLVLLDVTPLSLGIETMGGVMTKLVDRNTTIPTRKTEVFSTAADNQTAVDIYVFQGERPMARDNKLLGNFRLDGIPSATRGVPKVEVTFDIDANGIMNVTARDQSTGKEQRITITASTNMSKDDIEKAIREAESYAGDDRKRKEEADVRNEADSICYAVERQIKELGDKVTPGEKSRCEMLVTDLRGKLKEEADLETVKTIMNELRGALVLLQQAAYQRGGEGGAADGGDEYGYEGGGGNGGATNGGGDYSGGGFTSSGTGDDVVDAEFRASED, encoded by the coding sequence ATGGGTAAGTCAGTAGGCATTGATTTGGGAACCACCAACTCCGTCGTTGCGGTGATGGAAGGCGGACAGCCGACGGTGGTATCCAATGCCGAAGGTGGTAGAACCACACCTTCCGTTGTCGCGTTCACCAAATCCGGTGAGCGTCTAGTCGGTCAGTTGGCTCGTCGTCAAGCAGTTCTCAACCCCGAAAACACCGTTTATTCAATCAAGCGTTTCGTCGGTAGACGTTTCTCTGAAGTTGATTCGGAAAAGAAAATTGTTTCGTACAAGGTCAAAGAAGGCTCTGATGGCGGCTGTAAAGTGGCTATCCAGGGCAAAGAATACTCGCCGGAGGAAATCTCGGCGATGATCTTGCGCAAGCTCAAAGAAGATGCTGAAAAGTATCTCGGCGAAAAGGTCACATCAGCTGTAATCACAGTTCCAGCTTATTTTAATGACTCTCAGCGTCAATCCACCAAAAACGCCGGCACCATCGCTGGTCTGGAAGTTTTGCGGATTATCAACGAGCCTACGGCTGCTGCTCTTGCTTATGGTCTGGATAAGACCGAGAACGAAACCATCCTGGTATTTGACTTGGGCGGCGGTACATTCGACGTATCCATCCTGGAAGTAGGCGACGGCGTATTTGAAGTTAAGTCCACCTCTGGTGACACCCACCTCGGTGGTGATGACTTCGACCATTGCATCGTTACTTTCGTTGCTGACGAGTTCACCAACCTTGAAGGCATCGACCTGCGCAAAGACAGGCAAGCCTTGCAGCGTCTTACAGAAGCTGCCGAAAAAGCCAAAATCGAACTTTCATCGGTAACTGAGACCAATATCTCATTGCCCTTCATCACAGCTGATGCCTCTGGTCCTAAGCACCTTGAGATGAAGCTCTCACGCGCTCGCTTTAACGACCTCACCAGACACCTGGTAGAGCGTTGCCGCCAGCCTATGGAGCAAGCTCTCAAAGACGCCAAGCTCACCTACGACAACCTCGACGAAGTAGTACTCGTCGGTGGTAGTACCCGTATCCCTGCTGTACAGGAGCTTGTCAAACAAGTTACTGGCGGTAAGGAGCCCAACCAGACCGTTAACCCTGACGAAGTAGTTGCCGTAGGCGCTGCTATTCAGGCTGGCGTACTGGGCGGCGAAGTGAAGGGTCTCGTACTCCTCGACGTTACCCCACTGTCTCTCGGTATCGAGACCATGGGCGGCGTTATGACCAAACTGGTCGATCGCAACACCACAATTCCCACCCGTAAAACAGAAGTATTCTCCACCGCTGCTGATAACCAGACAGCTGTAGATATCTATGTTTTCCAGGGCGAGCGCCCAATGGCTCGCGACAACAAACTCCTGGGTAACTTCAGACTTGATGGCATCCCGTCAGCAACTCGTGGCGTACCTAAGGTTGAAGTAACTTTTGACATCGACGCCAACGGCATCATGAACGTCACTGCCCGTGACCAGTCCACTGGTAAAGAGCAGCGCATCACGATTACTGCGTCCACCAACATGTCTAAAGACGACATCGAAAAAGCTATCCGCGAAGCCGAATCTTATGCTGGCGATGACCGCAAGCGCAAAGAAGAAGCAGACGTCAGAAACGAAGCAGACAGCATCTGCTACGCAGTCGAGCGTCAAATCAAGGAACTCGGCGATAAGGTCACCCCTGGTGAAAAGTCTCGCTGCGAAATGCTCGTCACCGATCTCAGAGGCAAGCTCAAAGAAGAAGCCGACCTCGAGACCGTCAAGACAATCATGAACGAACTCCGCGGCGCCCTCGTACTCTTGCAACAAGCTGCCTACCAACGTGGCGGTGAAGGCGGAGCTGCTGATGGCGGTGACGAATACGGTTATGAAGGCGGCGGCGGCAACGGCGGCGCTACCAATGGCGGCGGCGACTACTCCGGCGGTGGATTTACATCGTCTGGTACCGGCGACGATGTTGTGGATGCCGAATTCAGAGCTTCCGAAGACTAA
- a CDS encoding peptidylprolyl isomerase — translation MYGTPPAGSGATPPPAGTSLQQLNQQAANPSPAGQTDGDPVAVIETSKGRIVIRLFKKYAPITVKAFSEMAQSGFYNGLNFHRVEKGFVVQGGCPNGNGTGNFIPPGSSQPRFLPLEVSPYLRHNAPGVVAMARTPGNVNTASCQFYITLGAKSQLDNQYTVFGGVVQGMEVVNSIAIGDKIMSVTVN, via the coding sequence ATGTACGGTACTCCTCCGGCTGGCTCAGGAGCCACGCCGCCGCCAGCCGGGACCTCACTGCAACAGCTCAATCAGCAAGCAGCCAATCCCAGTCCAGCGGGACAAACAGATGGCGACCCTGTAGCAGTGATTGAGACCAGCAAAGGTCGCATCGTCATCAGACTCTTTAAAAAGTACGCGCCAATTACAGTCAAAGCCTTTAGCGAAATGGCTCAAAGCGGCTTTTACAATGGTCTAAACTTTCACCGTGTCGAAAAAGGCTTTGTCGTCCAGGGCGGCTGCCCTAATGGCAATGGCACAGGCAACTTTATCCCACCAGGCTCCAGCCAGCCTCGCTTTTTGCCTTTAGAGGTCTCGCCCTATCTGCGCCACAACGCACCAGGCGTGGTGGCGATGGCGCGCACGCCTGGCAACGTCAATACAGCTAGTTGCCAGTTTTATATTACGCTCGGCGCCAAGTCACAGCTCGACAACCAGTACACCGTATTTGGTGGCGTAGTGCAGGGCATGGAAGTAGTTAACAGCATCGCCATCGGCGACAAAATCATGTCAGTGACTGTGAACTAG
- a CDS encoding glucosamine-6-phosphate deaminase, producing MDIQTYQQLSALVADKIIAQIKQKPDCCLGLPTGHTPIGTYQSLAQQSAGGQVDWSRVRCFALDDYLDVDASFSFQNFLQSNLYDKVNVSSQNLFNPTMVDNYDGLIEANGGLDLTILGIGANGHIAFNEPGTCLQSWTHCSFLTSSTKLANQDAFGSQKVPDRGITMGIKTIMESRSITLIASGEKKRGIVESAFRGPVTNEVPASLLQKHRTLSVITDFGFMLSTAN from the coding sequence ATGGACATCCAAACCTATCAGCAGTTGAGCGCGCTGGTCGCCGATAAAATTATCGCTCAAATCAAGCAAAAGCCTGACTGCTGCCTGGGCTTACCGACCGGTCACACACCGATTGGCACTTACCAGTCGCTCGCTCAGCAAAGTGCGGGCGGCCAGGTGGACTGGTCCAGGGTGCGTTGTTTTGCCCTTGATGATTACCTGGATGTAGATGCCAGTTTTTCATTTCAAAATTTTTTGCAGAGCAATTTGTACGACAAAGTAAATGTCTCCAGCCAAAACCTCTTTAACCCCACCATGGTGGATAACTATGATGGGCTAATAGAGGCAAATGGTGGACTGGATCTAACTATCCTCGGTATCGGCGCCAATGGTCATATCGCCTTTAACGAGCCTGGCACTTGCTTGCAGAGCTGGACTCATTGCTCATTTTTGACTAGCTCCACTAAACTAGCCAATCAAGATGCTTTTGGCAGCCAAAAGGTGCCAGATCGCGGTATCACCATGGGCATCAAAACCATTATGGAGAGCCGCTCAATCACACTCATAGCCAGTGGCGAAAAAAAACGCGGCATTGTCGAGAGTGCCTTTAGAGGACCGGTGACAAATGAAGTACCAGCCTCGCTATTGCAAAAGCACCGGACCCTCTCGGTGATTACCGACTTTGGCTTTATGCTAAGTACTGCCAATTGA
- a CDS encoding matrixin family metalloprotease encodes MKQSKSRLSNKTRGALALFTLCFAFALPLNLDCRAAKAQQRRLVPATFQSHSSGAGVPLQRSTGLHLTEGQDRAPGTRGQVYPPGEPSLNMALCRWENRKMPLKIWIAPGYQLPEMSFSELQKVRPDQVFEMLRQPGDPFAGLNVAREWTEDTNFQVAAGIEQWRQFEKEGLFSYGFTDDPRQAQVLVFFVDSFKDSTSPGGIMVGGNTCAQLYPYEQAQRINIAQKPVVIEMSTLVNQAPEKMIAASAHEFGHALGIKAHSPYRDDIMHENRIVTSLSEADKATIRALYRSKPAFVM; translated from the coding sequence ATGAAACAAAGCAAAAGCAGGCTGTCAAACAAAACAAGAGGGGCACTTGCCCTCTTTACTCTTTGCTTTGCTTTTGCGCTGCCTCTTAACCTCGATTGCCGCGCTGCCAAAGCTCAGCAAAGACGGCTTGTACCAGCTACTTTTCAGAGTCATTCGTCAGGAGCTGGTGTGCCTTTGCAGCGCTCTACTGGACTGCATTTGACAGAGGGTCAAGACCGGGCGCCAGGCACGAGAGGGCAAGTTTATCCACCAGGTGAGCCATCACTCAATATGGCACTTTGCCGCTGGGAAAACCGCAAAATGCCGCTCAAAATCTGGATCGCGCCGGGCTATCAGCTACCGGAGATGTCTTTTAGTGAGCTGCAAAAGGTACGACCAGATCAAGTATTTGAAATGCTCAGACAGCCAGGCGATCCTTTTGCCGGGCTAAATGTCGCTCGTGAATGGACTGAAGATACAAACTTCCAGGTGGCGGCAGGTATTGAGCAGTGGCGCCAATTTGAAAAGGAAGGACTCTTTAGTTACGGCTTTACTGATGACCCCAGACAAGCGCAAGTGCTGGTCTTTTTTGTTGATAGTTTTAAAGACTCGACCAGTCCCGGTGGTATCATGGTCGGTGGCAATACTTGTGCTCAGCTCTATCCATATGAGCAGGCTCAGCGCATTAATATTGCCCAAAAACCTGTGGTGATTGAGATGTCCACGCTGGTCAATCAAGCTCCCGAAAAAATGATCGCTGCTTCAGCTCATGAGTTTGGTCATGCTCTCGGTATCAAAGCGCATAGTCCGTATCGTGACGATATAATGCACGAAAATCGCATTGTAACTTCACTCTCTGAAGCCGATAAAGCGACTATCCGTGCGCTTTACCGGTCTAAGCCAGCCTTTGTGATGTAA
- a CDS encoding alpha/beta hydrolase has translation MLTLLSNSSASAALETIKYKSSVDGSMQECWLSPPSLMEAQIPPTLIVYSHGMTSSYKEPFGAIGAAVASEFPTFGILSLGTPNAWANDGVLKDTTIVLREVLKKFPVKRVILMGSSMGGCTSLVYAEKAPEDIKEKVLAVLAIYPAGDLYKLEKLTKSKEVRESLLNATQGSKEDYRHRSFIPQISEMPKHIKVCVISAQKDIFVPPVLQKDIIKACEKNGIPNKLIEVPGDHGSIPAQRRIVSAIDYCSHKNLK, from the coding sequence TTGCTAACCCTGTTAAGCAACTCGTCGGCCTCAGCCGCTCTAGAGACAATTAAGTACAAGAGTTCTGTGGACGGCTCGATGCAGGAGTGCTGGCTATCGCCGCCATCACTTATGGAAGCCCAGATTCCACCCACTTTGATTGTCTATTCTCATGGTATGACATCAAGCTACAAGGAGCCATTTGGCGCTATTGGTGCTGCTGTCGCTTCTGAGTTTCCTACTTTTGGCATACTTTCGCTGGGTACTCCCAATGCCTGGGCAAATGACGGTGTCCTCAAAGATACGACTATAGTCTTGCGCGAAGTACTCAAAAAATTCCCCGTTAAGCGCGTCATCCTCATGGGCTCATCCATGGGCGGCTGCACCAGTCTGGTCTACGCCGAAAAAGCCCCTGAAGACATCAAAGAAAAAGTCCTGGCTGTGCTGGCTATTTATCCTGCTGGCGATCTCTACAAACTAGAAAAACTGACTAAATCAAAAGAAGTGCGTGAGTCGTTGTTAAACGCCACACAAGGCAGCAAAGAAGACTATCGCCACAGAAGTTTTATTCCTCAAATTAGTGAGATGCCAAAGCACATCAAAGTTTGTGTCATCTCAGCCCAAAAAGATATTTTTGTACCTCCCGTTTTGCAAAAAGACATTATCAAAGCCTGCGAAAAAAACGGTATACCAAACAAATTGATTGAAGTACCCGGTGACCACGGTAGTATCCCGGCGCAAAGGCGCATCGTGTCTGCTATAGATTATTGCTCACACAAAAATCTAAAGTAA
- a CDS encoding GNAT family N-acetyltransferase, with protein MPSHLDFKLVLPELQCTGGAVSFKLGTASEAANLPDPFFATDEGDPLTEHESEVMRRFLAYQVEQGSLLILAQKQESVVGMSFVDIKARQAPDTVIKTSQPAGIVERVRSLIEHQGIGQALLTNAEDLILQADLLVSEVGVSAKNLRARRIYERAGYVPRVFDAEERLPDFEGFPIYRYWRPNCILFKELY; from the coding sequence TTGCCTTCTCATCTGGATTTTAAGCTGGTCTTGCCTGAGCTGCAATGTACTGGTGGAGCGGTAAGTTTTAAACTTGGCACCGCCAGTGAGGCGGCTAATTTGCCTGACCCATTTTTTGCTACTGATGAGGGCGACCCGCTTACAGAGCACGAGAGCGAGGTGATGAGGCGCTTCCTGGCCTATCAGGTGGAGCAAGGCTCGCTGCTGATACTGGCGCAAAAACAAGAGTCTGTAGTGGGCATGAGTTTTGTGGATATTAAAGCCAGACAAGCACCCGATACTGTTATTAAAACCAGTCAGCCTGCCGGTATTGTTGAGCGCGTGCGCTCACTAATAGAGCATCAAGGCATCGGTCAGGCACTTTTGACTAATGCTGAGGACTTGATTTTGCAGGCAGACTTGCTAGTCTCCGAAGTCGGCGTCAGTGCCAAAAATCTGCGCGCCAGACGGATATACGAGCGCGCTGGTTATGTGCCCAGAGTGTTTGATGCCGAAGAGAGACTGCCTGATTTTGAGGGCTTTCCTATTTACCGCTACTGGCGTCCCAATTGCATACTCTTTAAAGAGCTTTATTGA